Genomic window (Bacillus sp. BGMRC 2118):
CTTTATCCGTATACCTATTCAGCAGGTTTAACTGTTTCGACCGCAGTTGCTTCTATGATTCAGGAAGAGGGTCAAGTAGTTGTTGACCGGTGGTTAGAAGTGTTAAAAGCTGGTGGAACCCAAACTCCACAACAACTGATCGAACATGCTGGACTTGATATGTCAAAACCAGATGCAATTCGTAAGGCAGTCTCTTATGTAGGATCTCTAATTGACGACTTAGAACAAAGTTTTGAATAATCGTTTAAGAATTTAAACAAAATCAAATTATTTAGTTCAAGACACAGTAAAAAGACTAAGCAATTTCGTTGCTTAGTCTTTCTTGGTTTAAAGTAAACTACTATCTTGTAAGGGCACAAAATCTAATTTTGTGATCCTAAAGCAATGAAAGCCCTACCTCTCCTTCATCCTTATGACTCCTAGGTCATGCCAGTTAGAATTAGGAAAAAACAAATTACAGTTCTTCTGCAAATAGACTTTTAGTTAAAATGGAATAATTGATAACGAGAAAGATTAGTGGAAAAATTGAAGGAATATATTTATTCTGCTACGGAGTGGTTATGAATGACTTGCAACTCTCTAGATGACATCTTCATTTCACTTTTACACATCGGACACGTTGATATGCCTTTAGATTTAAAATTATCTCTTACCCAACAATTACACTCATCGGATGTACATTCCCAAACTTTTGTAACTGCCATCTTAATTTCTTCAACGGGTTTTCTACCAAATACCATTTTATTTGCCCCCTATATTGGTGTCAATAGGAAAACTACTCCAGCTGAGCAGCTTTCCTTCAAAACCTTAAATTATAGTTTCACAACGTTTGCTGCTTGTGGTCCACGGTTACCAGTAGTAACTTCAAACTCTACTTTTTGACCTTCGTCAAGAGACTTGAATCCTTCTCCTGTGATAGCAGAGAAATGTACGAATACATCGTCCTCACCTTGAACTTCAATAAATCCGAAACCTTTTTCAGCATTAAACCATTTAACTGTTCCAGTTTTCATGTAAGAAAACCTCCAATATTGTTATTATATGCTTATTTTCAACAAAAAAATTCACATATTATAAAAAGTTACCAAATTAAATGATCACTTTTTATAATATGTGAAGCTAAAAAGTAATATTTTCTTGAACACTCTTATAAATATACAGTACTGGAAAGAATTTGTCAAATGAATAAAGAGAGAAGGAAATTCCCTCCTCTCTATAAATCATTGTAAATATTCAGGTGGTGTTTGTTGATGTCCCTTATCATTTACTTCATCAAATAAACTTTGTTGAGATTGATTACTGTTTTGCTGTTGACGCTGATCAACATCAATTTGCTCATAATGAGAATGCTTATACACAACTTTCGTCTGTGGATACTTCTCACGAATTTCTTCTCTTAGTTGTTTTATTTCGGTTAATAAAAATTGAATGTCTTCCTTTGACGCGTTTTGTTTGGACTGTTTTAAAATAAATCCTAACTGACCATTAGGTTCTAACGTTGCAAAGTGAACATCATTAAGGTTTGACACATTACTTTGCCGAAGCTTCATTTCCAATTGATCAATTGATAACCTTATTTTCCTTAAGTTTTTCACATTAATATTACCGTTTTCAATTAAGATCTTTGATCTGCCAGTTATAAATTTCTCAAGGAAATCAAACCTTATTTGTCCATATTCAATAATTACTAACGTTGTAACAAGAACTAATCCTACAGTTAAGGTTGCCCATACATTTTTCCCCACTAGTGGTTGAACAAGTAAGGAACCTATTCCAATCATAATGACTACTTGAGCTAACGTCATTTGAGAGATTGACTTTCTTCCAGCTATTCTTAATAAGAAGGTACCACCTAACAAAATGACAACGGCCTTCCACAGCAAACTCCAATCCATTCCTACTTCCTCCTTACCTCATCTACTAGTAAGGTATCTCATTTCATACTTATTTATTCGATTTACTCATCCTTCTCAATTGTTAATCCTTCAACGTGATGCTTCTTAAGTTGTTTCGCTATTTTTCTATTTTCCTTTGATTCGAATACGATATCCATGTCGTATACTTCTGGATATAGCTCCTCTGATGGTATATAAAGCTGCAGACGTTTTTGATTGATTACTTGCTTTTCACCTTTGACGATAACCATTACATTACCTTCAGAGTCTGCAGGTTTAAAGACAATTCCATATTCATTTAAATACGGTATCTTTACATTATCTCCAACATTGAAATAATGCTTACGATCCTTTCTTTGCTCATCTTTACTATGATGTTTTTGTTTTCTAATGTGTTTATTGTTTGTTCCTAGCTGTCTTTCCATCGTTTTAAGATTACCGTCTGCATGAGACATATAATCTTTCTCCTCTTTATAGGTAATATTATATGCTCGTTCGATTATTTTAGGGTGCATTCCAAGCTTTAAGGCAATGGCAAATGCCTGACTATCTCCACCAGTCCCAATTAACAATCGGTACGTTGGCTTTAGGGTTTGTAAATCGAATTCCATAGACGCGTTTTGGAAACCATCCATATTTGCGGCATATTCCTTTATTTCACTATAATGAGTTGTTGCAAGCAGGGTAACTCCTTTATGATACAGTTCCTCTAATATAGCAGTGGCTAATCCCATTCCCTCTGCAGGGTCTGTACCCGACCCTAATTCATCTAGAAGCACTAACGTATATGGCGTTGCTTCACCTAATATATCAATTACATTCTTAATCCGAGAAGAAAACGTACTTAACGATTGTTCTATACTCTGACCATCACCAATATCAACTAATATCTTCTGAAAGATTGCAATTTCACTACCTTCATCAACTGGTAAATGTAGACCAATTTGGGCCATATAAGTAAGCAATCCTACAGTCTTAATTGTTACAGTCTTTCCCCCTGTATTAGGACCTGTAATAACTAAGGCATCAAACTCATTTCCTATTTCTACCGTTAGAGGTATTGCATGTTGACCAAGCAACGGATGTCTAGCTTCTATGAGTTTAATTACATGGTGTTCATTTATCTTCACTGCTCTACCATCTATTTTCTGACTATACTTCGCCTTAGCAAATATCACATCATATTGAACCATTGTGTCAACTGCAATGTTTAATTCTTGCTCATGCTTTTCAACTAGCTCCGTTAATTGGTAAAGAATCCTTTGAATCTCCGCTTCCTCATCGTATCGTAAACTTGTCACTTCATCTTGAACGATACCAACTTCATTCGGTTCCATATAAACCGTCGAACCTGATGCTGAAGTATCTAAAATTGTGCCATTAATTTGTTTTCGAAATTCTTTTTTTATCGAAATACAATAGCGGCCATTTCGGATACTGACAACGTTATCCTGCAGGTATTTGCTATACCTAGATGATTTCACAACATGTTCAATTTTCTCTTTCACCTTCTGCTCTTGAATATCTATTTGTTT
Coding sequences:
- a CDS encoding cold-shock protein; this translates as MVFGRKPVEEIKMAVTKVWECTSDECNCWVRDNFKSKGISTCPMCKSEMKMSSRELQVIHNHSVAE
- a CDS encoding cold-shock protein; this encodes MKTGTVKWFNAEKGFGFIEVQGEDDVFVHFSAITGEGFKSLDEGQKVEFEVTTGNRGPQAANVVKL
- a CDS encoding DUF421 domain-containing protein — its product is MDWSLLWKAVVILLGGTFLLRIAGRKSISQMTLAQVVIMIGIGSLLVQPLVGKNVWATLTVGLVLVTTLVIIEYGQIRFDFLEKFITGRSKILIENGNINVKNLRKIRLSIDQLEMKLRQSNVSNLNDVHFATLEPNGQLGFILKQSKQNASKEDIQFLLTEIKQLREEIREKYPQTKVVYKHSHYEQIDVDQRQQQNSNQSQQSLFDEVNDKGHQQTPPEYLQ
- a CDS encoding endonuclease MutS2, producing MIETTIQALQIEEIKIEVSHYAMSELAKRKIGGLEPSTHKRQIEGWLEEVTEAKAVLAKSSSVPLTSLQGITQALKHIKKGLPLRPDQLTEIYQLIDCAEKLKRFMKDKEFIAPRISSYVHSVYDLSELASEINRCIRNGQVDDYASKDLLKVRKQIDIQEQKVKEKIEHVVKSSRYSKYLQDNVVSIRNGRYCISIKKEFRKQINGTILDTSASGSTVYMEPNEVGIVQDEVTSLRYDEEAEIQRILYQLTELVEKHEQELNIAVDTMVQYDVIFAKAKYSQKIDGRAVKINEHHVIKLIEARHPLLGQHAIPLTVEIGNEFDALVITGPNTGGKTVTIKTVGLLTYMAQIGLHLPVDEGSEIAIFQKILVDIGDGQSIEQSLSTFSSRIKNVIDILGEATPYTLVLLDELGSGTDPAEGMGLATAILEELYHKGVTLLATTHYSEIKEYAANMDGFQNASMEFDLQTLKPTYRLLIGTGGDSQAFAIALKLGMHPKIIERAYNITYKEEKDYMSHADGNLKTMERQLGTNNKHIRKQKHHSKDEQRKDRKHYFNVGDNVKIPYLNEYGIVFKPADSEGNVMVIVKGEKQVINQKRLQLYIPSEELYPEVYDMDIVFESKENRKIAKQLKKHHVEGLTIEKDE